In Camelina sativa cultivar DH55 chromosome 16, Cs, whole genome shotgun sequence, a single window of DNA contains:
- the LOC104751628 gene encoding 1-aminocyclopropane-1-carboxylate oxidase 5: MAIPVIDFSKLNGEEREKTLSEIAKACEEWGFFQLMNHGIPLELLNKVKTLSAECYKKEREEAFKTSSPVKLLNELVQKTSGEKLENVDWEDVFTLLDHNQNEWPSNTSGLKEAMGEYREEVRKLASKMMEVMDENLGLPKGYIKKAFNEGMEDGEETAFFGTKVSHYPPCPHPERVNGLRAHTDAGGVVLLFQDDEYDGLQVLKDGEWIDVQPLPNAIVINTGDQIEVLSNGRYKSAWHRVLAREEGNRRSIASFYNPSYKAAIGPAVVAEEGSENKYPKFVFGDYMDVYANQKFMPKEPRFLAVKSL, from the exons ATGGCGATTCCTGTTATCGATTTCTCCAAGCTCAATGgcgaagagagagaaaagacaCTGTCTGAAATCGCTAAAGCTTGCGAAGAATGGGGATTTTTTCAG CTGATGAACCATGGGATTCCATTGGAGCTTCTGAACAAGGTGAAGACGCTGAGCGCAGAGTGctacaaaaaagagagagaagaagcattCAAGACCTCAAGTCCCGTGAAGTTGCTCAACGAGTTGGTTCAGAAAACTTCTGGCGAGAAACTCGAAAACGTTGACTGGGAAGATGTCTTCACTCTCTTGGACCATAACCAAAACGAATGGCCATCCAACACTTCTGGCCTCAA agaggcgATGGGAGAATACAGAGAAGAAGTGAGGAAGCTAGCAAGCAAAATGATGGAAGTGATGGATGAGAATTTGGGTTTGCCTAAAGGTTACATAAAGAAAGCTTTCAACGAAGGAAtggaagatggagaagagacAGCTTTCTTTGGCACCAAAGTCAGCCATTACCCACCTTGTCCTCACCCGGAGCGCGTCAATGGCCTCCGAGCTCATACTGATGCAGGAGGTGTCGTTTTGCTGTTCCAAGACGATGAATATGACGGCCTTCAAGTCTTGAAAGACGGCGAGTGGATCGATGTTCAGCCTCTACCTAACGCCATTGTTATCAACACTGGTGATCAGATTGAAGTTCTTAGCAACGGGAG GTACAAGAGCGCGTGGCACAGGGTGTTGGCAAGGGAGGAAGGAAACCGAAGGTCCATAGCTTCCTTCTACAATCCGTCGTACAAGGCCGCGATTGGGCCGGCTGTGGTGGCGGAGGAAGGAAGTGAGAACAAGTACCCAAAGTTTGTGTTTGGAGATTACATGGATGTCTATGCAAACCAGAAGTTCATGCCTAAGGAGCCTCGTTTTCTAGCTGTAAAATCTCTCTGA